Proteins encoded together in one Amblyomma americanum isolate KBUSLIRL-KWMA chromosome 1, ASM5285725v1, whole genome shotgun sequence window:
- the LOC144114156 gene encoding uncharacterized protein LOC144114156 produces the protein MKPPHAYSFELQQPQWNHSFKLQAWQPKSERPDVKTNLLAILHRREVTAPDNGRAGQRGKRVGHSPSRRLARRGRRLRPRRPHRQRIEGSRLVLLAAGHAAARVRRLARDTAVEESGARGRLQASEKAEHLVDLRLVLFQAGSLPSWFSSKLGFVVPRVLWYTAGVFDG, from the exons ATGAAGCCGCCTCACGCCTACAGCTTCGAGTTGCAACAGCCACAGTGGAACCACTCCTTCAAGCTTCAAGCCTGGCAGCCAAAAAGTGAGCGGCCAGATGTTAAG ACCAACCTCCTCGCCATTCTCCATCGGCGCGAGGTGACTGCACCTGACAATGGCCGCGCTGGTCAACGTGGTAAGCGGGTCGGTCATAGCCCCAGCCGCCGCCTCGCACGCCGTGGTCGTCGCCTGCGTCCGCGCCGTCCGCACCGCCAACGCATCGAAGGTAGCCGCCTCGTGCTTCTGGCTGCCGGACACGCTGCTGCTCGAGTCCGCCGTCTTGCGAGAGACACCGCTGTCGAAGAATCTGGTGCCCGTGGTCGCCTCCAGGCCTCCGAAAAAGCGGAACACCTCGTCGACCTCCGCCTGGTTCTCTTCCAAGCTGGCTCTCTTCCAAGCTGGTTCTCTTCCAAGCTGGGTTTCGTCGTGCCGCGTGTCCTGTGGTATACGGCCGGCGTATTCGACGGCTAG